In one Methylobacterium sp. SyP6R genomic region, the following are encoded:
- a CDS encoding thiamine phosphate synthase, whose protein sequence is MADPQTRLILLTAPEAGPDLKDRLARAVAAGDVAAVILRLPPGDERALVNAVKAVAPAVQEAGAALVLAGGGGIDLATVASRSGADGVHVPANYGAEDQPDADIPAEADGDEAEDEESDGPLRALRERLRDGRILGVGRLRSKHAAMEAGEAGADYVLFGDESKLAHDDLLARLTWWVEIFETPCIALARNLEDVPDLVATGAEFIGLDPALWAGEGGEAAVAEAQAAIRNRPAGGEG, encoded by the coding sequence ATGGCCGATCCCCAGACCCGCCTGATCCTCCTCACCGCCCCCGAGGCCGGCCCGGACCTGAAGGACAGGCTGGCGCGCGCGGTCGCGGCCGGCGACGTCGCCGCGGTGATCCTGCGCCTGCCGCCCGGCGACGAGCGGGCGCTGGTCAACGCCGTCAAGGCGGTGGCGCCGGCGGTGCAGGAGGCCGGCGCCGCCCTGGTGCTGGCCGGCGGCGGCGGCATCGATCTGGCCACCGTGGCCTCCCGCAGCGGCGCCGACGGCGTCCACGTCCCGGCGAATTACGGGGCGGAGGATCAGCCGGACGCCGACATCCCCGCGGAGGCCGACGGCGACGAGGCGGAGGACGAGGAGAGCGACGGCCCGCTGCGTGCGCTCCGCGAGCGCCTGCGCGACGGCCGCATCCTCGGGGTCGGGCGCCTGCGCAGCAAGCACGCCGCCATGGAGGCCGGCGAGGCCGGCGCCGATTACGTCCTGTTCGGCGACGAGTCGAAGCTTGCCCACGACGACCTCCTGGCGCGGCTGACCTGGTGGGTCGAGATCTTCGAGACGCCCTGCATCGCGCTCGCCCGCAACCTCGAGGACGTGCCGGACCTCGTCGCCACGGGGGCCGAGTTCATCGGCCTCGATCCCGCCCTCTGGGCCGGGGAGGGGGGCGAGGCCGCGGTGGCCGAGGCGCAGGCCGCGATCCGGAACCGCCCCGCGGGCGGGGAGGGGTGA
- a CDS encoding tetratricopeptide repeat protein, with product MRNSRLATLALLGAFGLAAGPAGARSVPAPAESATPGGVKPGVVPPNFGATTNTFGASKSNQTLPGAASLPPAPSNDPNADLAYGAYQRGFYVTAFREATKRLEKNKTDFPAMTLLAELYSQGLGVRQDPARAAEWYRLAANLGDPHAAATLGMMQIEGRGVPKDQAAGRALLEKAAARADATASYNLALILLGTGTPADLTRAVELLRQAAHQELAPAQHALGVLYLQGRGVPKDTTKAAGWFRRAADNGDLAGEVEFSILLFNGEGVPKDETRAARYFRHAAFRGNAVAQNRVARLYASGRGVQKNLVEAAAWDIAARAQGLSDAWLTQAVSGLNAEEKARAERLAADRAGP from the coding sequence ATGCGGAATTCCCGCCTCGCGACTCTCGCGCTTCTCGGGGCTTTCGGCCTCGCGGCCGGGCCGGCCGGGGCCCGCTCGGTCCCGGCTCCGGCCGAATCCGCCACACCGGGAGGCGTCAAGCCGGGCGTCGTCCCGCCGAATTTCGGCGCGACCACCAACACCTTCGGCGCGTCGAAGTCGAACCAGACCCTGCCGGGCGCGGCCTCGCTGCCGCCCGCGCCCTCGAACGACCCGAATGCGGATCTCGCCTACGGCGCCTATCAGCGCGGCTTCTACGTCACGGCGTTCCGCGAGGCGACGAAGCGGCTGGAGAAGAACAAGACCGACTTTCCCGCCATGACCCTGCTGGCGGAACTCTACAGCCAGGGCCTCGGCGTCCGCCAGGATCCCGCGCGGGCCGCCGAGTGGTACCGACTGGCCGCCAATCTCGGCGATCCCCATGCCGCCGCCACCCTCGGCATGATGCAGATCGAGGGCCGCGGCGTGCCCAAGGACCAGGCCGCGGGCCGCGCCCTCCTGGAGAAGGCCGCCGCCCGGGCCGATGCCACGGCGAGCTACAACCTCGCCCTGATCCTCCTCGGCACCGGAACGCCCGCCGACCTGACCCGCGCCGTCGAGCTGCTGCGCCAGGCCGCCCACCAGGAGCTGGCCCCGGCCCAGCACGCGCTCGGCGTGCTCTACCTCCAGGGCCGCGGCGTGCCCAAGGACACGACCAAGGCCGCCGGCTGGTTCCGCCGCGCGGCCGATAACGGCGATCTCGCCGGCGAGGTCGAGTTCTCGATCCTGCTGTTCAACGGCGAGGGCGTGCCGAAGGACGAGACCCGCGCCGCCCGCTACTTCCGCCACGCCGCCTTCCGGGGCAACGCCGTGGCCCAGAACCGGGTCGCCCGGCTCTACGCCAGCGGCCGCGGCGTGCAGAAGAACCTCGTCGAGGCCGCCGCCTGGGACATCGCCGCCCGGGCGCAGGGGCTGTCGGATGCCTGGCTCACCCAGGCGGTGTCCGGGCTCAACGCGGAGGAGAAGGCCCGGGCCGAGCGGCTGGCGGCGGACCGGGCGGGGCCGTGA
- a CDS encoding inositol monophosphatase family protein gives MIVSPLMTVMVDAVRKAARGLKRDFGEIENLQVSRKGPGDFVTAADRKAEATLREALMKARPGYGLIMEESGVIEGQDKTHTWHVDPLDGTTNFLHGVPHFCISVGLEREGTMVAAVIYEPIKDELYIAERGKGAFLNNKRLRVAGRQDLADSLALYGSPYLGRGSHPRLLKELAAVMAVTGGVRQTGSAALDLAAVACGRADLYWERDLQTWDMAAGLLLVREAGGFASSADGGADPMTARSVACGNEVLQRELVAILRKVGG, from the coding sequence ATGATCGTCTCCCCCCTGATGACCGTGATGGTCGATGCCGTGCGCAAGGCGGCGCGCGGGCTCAAGCGCGATTTCGGCGAGATCGAGAACCTGCAGGTCTCGCGAAAGGGCCCGGGCGACTTCGTCACCGCCGCCGACCGCAAGGCCGAGGCGACCCTGCGCGAGGCTCTGATGAAGGCCCGGCCGGGCTACGGCCTGATCATGGAGGAGAGCGGGGTCATCGAGGGCCAGGACAAGACCCATACCTGGCACGTCGACCCCCTCGACGGCACCACCAACTTCCTGCACGGCGTGCCGCATTTCTGCATCTCGGTCGGCCTCGAGCGCGAGGGCACGATGGTGGCCGCGGTGATCTACGAGCCCATCAAGGACGAGCTCTACATCGCCGAGCGCGGCAAGGGCGCGTTCCTCAACAACAAGCGCCTGCGGGTCGCCGGCCGGCAGGACCTCGCCGACAGCCTGGCGCTCTACGGCTCGCCCTATCTCGGCCGCGGCAGCCATCCGCGCCTGCTCAAGGAACTCGCCGCCGTGATGGCGGTGACCGGCGGCGTGCGCCAGACCGGCTCGGCCGCCCTCGACCTCGCGGCGGTCGCCTGCGGCCGGGCCGACCTGTACTGGGAGCGCGACCTCCAGACCTGGGACATGGCCGCCGGCCTGCTCCTGGTGCGCGAGGCCGGGGGCTTCGCCAGCAGCGCCGATGGCGGCGCCGACCCGATGACCGCCCGCTCGGTCGCCTGCGGCAACGAGGTGCTCCAGCGCGAGCTGGTCGCCATCCTGCGCAAGGTCGGCGGCTGA
- a CDS encoding adenine phosphoribosyltransferase, whose translation MDPRTTSALKDAIRSIPDYPKPGIMFRDITTLLGDARAFRRAVDELVHPYAGGRIDQVAGIEARGFILGGAIAHQLSSGFVPIRKKGKLPHTTVSIAYALEYGTDEMEIHSDAVKPGDRVILVDDLIATGGTATAAVELLRRIGAEVVAACFVIDLPELGGADRLRALDLPVRTLIEFDGH comes from the coding sequence ATGGACCCGCGCACCACGTCCGCTCTCAAGGACGCGATCCGCTCGATCCCGGACTATCCGAAGCCCGGCATCATGTTTCGCGACATCACCACCCTGCTCGGCGACGCCCGCGCCTTCCGGCGCGCGGTCGACGAGCTGGTGCACCCTTACGCGGGCGGCCGGATCGACCAGGTCGCCGGCATCGAGGCGCGGGGCTTCATCCTCGGCGGCGCCATCGCCCACCAGCTCTCCTCGGGCTTCGTGCCGATCCGCAAGAAGGGCAAGCTGCCCCACACCACGGTCTCGATTGCCTACGCGCTCGAATACGGCACCGACGAGATGGAGATCCATTCCGACGCGGTGAAGCCCGGCGACCGGGTGATCCTCGTCGACGACCTGATCGCCACCGGCGGCACCGCCACGGCGGCGGTGGAATTGCTGCGCCGGATCGGCGCCGAGGTGGTGGCGGCCTGCTTCGTCATCGACCTGCCGGAACTCGGCGGCGCCGACCGCCTGCGCGCCCTCGACCTGCCGGTGCGGACCCTGATCGAGTTCGACGGGCACTGA
- the purQ gene encoding phosphoribosylformylglycinamidine synthase subunit PurQ: MKAAIVVFPGSNRERDVARALRLSGAEVVTVWHTETELPAGTDLAVLPGGFSYGDYLRCGAIAGRAHAMDAVRAHAARGGLVLGICNGFQILCESGLLPGVLMRNVNRRFLCHRQTLRVERTDTAFTKAYTQHQVIDVCIAHGEGNYFADPETLARIEGEGRVAFRYCDAAGGLTVEANRNGSLNSIAGIYSESRNVLGLMPHPENFVEGLVGGTDGRGLFESLAKAA; this comes from the coding sequence ATGAAGGCCGCAATCGTCGTCTTCCCGGGCTCGAACCGCGAGCGGGACGTCGCGCGGGCCCTGCGCCTTTCGGGCGCCGAGGTGGTGACCGTCTGGCACACCGAGACCGAATTGCCCGCCGGCACCGACCTCGCGGTCCTGCCCGGCGGCTTCTCCTACGGCGATTACCTGCGCTGCGGCGCCATCGCCGGGCGGGCTCACGCCATGGACGCGGTGCGGGCGCACGCCGCCCGCGGCGGGCTCGTGCTCGGCATCTGCAACGGCTTCCAGATCCTGTGCGAGTCCGGCCTGCTGCCGGGCGTGCTGATGCGCAACGTCAACCGCCGCTTCCTCTGCCACCGGCAGACCCTGCGGGTCGAGCGCACCGACACCGCCTTCACGAAGGCCTACACGCAGCACCAGGTGATCGACGTCTGCATCGCGCATGGCGAGGGCAACTACTTCGCCGATCCCGAGACCCTGGCGCGGATCGAGGGCGAGGGAAGGGTGGCGTTCCGCTACTGTGACGCGGCCGGCGGGCTCACGGTCGAGGCCAACCGCAACGGCTCGCTCAATTCCATCGCCGGCATCTATTCCGAGAGCCGCAACGTCCTCGGGCTGATGCCGCACCCGGAGAATTTCGTGGAAGGCCTGGTCGGCGGCACCGACGGGCGCGGGCTGTTCGAGAGCCTGGCCAAGGCGGCGTGA
- the purS gene encoding phosphoribosylformylglycinamidine synthase subunit PurS has translation MKARVTVTLKTGVLDPQGKAIEGALRSLGITGIAGVRQGKFFEVEVEAADEAAAEATVKAACDRLLANTVVENYRVEIAR, from the coding sequence ATGAAAGCGCGCGTCACCGTTACCCTGAAGACCGGCGTCCTCGACCCCCAGGGCAAGGCGATCGAGGGGGCGCTGCGCTCGCTCGGGATCACCGGCATCGCCGGAGTGCGCCAGGGCAAGTTCTTCGAGGTCGAGGTCGAGGCCGCCGACGAGGCCGCCGCCGAGGCGACCGTGAAGGCGGCCTGCGACCGGCTGCTCGCCAACACCGTGGTCGAGAACTACCGCGTCGAGATCGCCCGATGA
- a CDS encoding LuxR family transcriptional regulator: MSDAGDAFIRQSFDLIDGFDEMSDPLDVQQRVLDLVKDCGFTYFTITRLPQPSERLGPNVLLSIWPKGWLSHYDRVGHYRYDPVVRHCYRTIEPFTWTEVHYEPEILPRARRVMDEATDHGMAVGFCVPIHDAMGFQAVVSLAGRQVELPPRVRRGVHMLGLYAWGAAERTTAQRRKPTGRLLSARERDVLSWAALGHTSEEVADILGISNQTVNTHLKNARVKIGTRNTTHTVVEALRRREITL, translated from the coding sequence ATGTCGGACGCTGGTGACGCGTTCATTCGCCAATCATTCGACCTGATCGACGGCTTCGACGAGATGTCGGATCCGCTCGACGTGCAGCAGCGCGTGCTCGATCTCGTCAAGGATTGCGGCTTCACGTACTTCACGATCACGCGGTTGCCGCAGCCGAGCGAGCGACTGGGACCTAACGTCCTGCTCAGCATCTGGCCTAAGGGCTGGCTGTCGCATTACGATCGGGTCGGCCATTACCGCTACGACCCGGTGGTCCGACATTGCTACCGGACTATCGAGCCGTTCACCTGGACCGAAGTGCATTACGAGCCGGAAATCCTGCCGCGCGCCCGCCGCGTCATGGACGAGGCGACCGACCACGGCATGGCGGTCGGATTCTGCGTGCCGATCCACGACGCGATGGGCTTCCAGGCGGTCGTGTCCCTGGCAGGGCGGCAGGTCGAGTTGCCCCCGCGTGTCCGCCGCGGCGTCCACATGCTCGGGCTCTACGCCTGGGGGGCGGCGGAACGGACCACGGCCCAGCGGCGAAAGCCGACCGGACGGCTGCTCAGCGCCCGCGAGCGCGACGTGCTGTCGTGGGCAGCGCTCGGCCACACATCCGAAGAAGTCGCCGACATTTTGGGTATTTCCAACCAGACCGTCAACACGCATCTCAAGAACGCCCGCGTGAAGATCGGCACACGCAACACGACCCACACTGTGGTCGAGGCCTTGCGGCGGCGTGAGATCACGCTCTAA
- a CDS encoding acyl-homoserine-lactone synthase, producing the protein MIRLHVIDRTNRSAYADAIDQHHVLRKKIYMDEQKWSALRAVDGREIDQFDTDSTVYLLAIGADGEVAGGTRLLPSLGPTLLSEVFPQLAEERGFERSAEIWEWTRFFVAPRYREDKRLSRVAGIVAAGMVEYCLDRHIPRMNVVAEAYWIPKVSALGWRPRPLGLPLAHEGLSICAFTIEMTQEALQATRAVYGIDAPSLVRAKDLVPAYDHPASDRTLSA; encoded by the coding sequence ATGATCCGGCTTCACGTCATCGATCGAACGAACCGCAGCGCTTACGCTGATGCCATCGATCAACATCATGTTCTTCGTAAGAAGATTTACATGGATGAGCAGAAGTGGAGTGCCCTGCGCGCGGTCGACGGCCGCGAGATCGATCAGTTCGATACCGACAGCACCGTGTATCTCCTGGCGATCGGGGCGGATGGCGAGGTCGCGGGAGGCACGCGCCTGCTGCCGTCCCTCGGGCCGACGCTGCTGAGCGAGGTGTTCCCGCAACTGGCCGAGGAGCGCGGCTTCGAGCGGTCGGCGGAGATCTGGGAATGGACCCGCTTCTTCGTCGCCCCCCGCTACCGGGAGGACAAGCGGCTGTCGCGGGTGGCCGGCATCGTCGCGGCGGGCATGGTGGAGTATTGTCTCGATCGGCACATCCCGCGCATGAACGTGGTCGCCGAGGCTTACTGGATCCCGAAGGTCTCGGCCCTCGGCTGGCGCCCGCGGCCTCTGGGCCTGCCCCTCGCCCATGAGGGACTGTCGATCTGCGCCTTCACGATCGAGATGACGCAGGAGGCTCTGCAGGCGACCCGCGCCGTCTACGGGATCGACGCGCCGTCCCTGGTCCGGGCGAAGGATCTCGTTCCCGCCTACGACCACCCTGCATCCGACCGCACCCTGTCGGCTTGA
- a CDS encoding PIG-L deacetylase family protein: MAIAPTSPAAERFLAALADPACGPVAAHAAALVVAHPDDESIGCGAQLPRLAGLTVIHVTDGAPRDGRDAARRGFSDPAAYAAARARELDAALSLAGVERARRIALGHPDRGVAEIIAPLARQLAGIFSACGITVALTHAYEGGHPDHDAVALSLRGARRLLGPERLAVIEMPFYHAGPDGFDAGSVLATEFSATEFSATGFLATEFLATEPPRRAIALHLDPEDCAFKAALFAAHASQAATLNRVPIALERFREAPDDRFGILPNGGRLLYGESGLDGARFRALAEAAEREIAGIG; encoded by the coding sequence ATGGCGATCGCCCCGACCTCGCCGGCCGCCGAAAGGTTCCTGGCAGCCCTCGCCGATCCGGCCTGCGGGCCGGTGGCGGCACACGCCGCCGCGCTCGTGGTCGCTCATCCGGACGACGAGAGCATCGGCTGCGGCGCGCAGCTGCCGCGCCTTGCCGGCCTCACGGTGATCCACGTCACCGACGGCGCGCCCCGCGACGGGCGAGACGCCGCGCGCCGCGGTTTTTCGGACCCTGCCGCCTACGCGGCGGCCCGCGCCCGGGAGCTCGATGCGGCACTGAGCCTTGCAGGCGTCGAACGGGCGCGGCGCATCGCGCTGGGGCATCCCGACCGGGGTGTGGCGGAGATCATCGCGCCGCTCGCCCGGCAGCTGGCCGGGATTTTCAGCGCATGCGGGATCACGGTGGCGCTGACCCACGCCTACGAGGGCGGCCACCCGGACCACGACGCGGTGGCGCTCTCCCTGCGGGGTGCCCGGCGGCTTCTCGGGCCGGAGCGCCTCGCGGTGATCGAGATGCCGTTCTACCATGCCGGCCCGGACGGGTTCGATGCCGGCAGCGTCTTGGCCACCGAATTCTCGGCCACCGAATTCTCGGCCACCGGATTCTTGGCCACCGAGTTCTTGGCCACCGAACCGCCGCGGCGGGCGATCGCGCTCCATCTCGACCCTGAGGATTGCGCCTTCAAGGCCGCCCTGTTCGCCGCCCATGCGAGCCAGGCCGCGACCCTGAACCGGGTCCCGATCGCCCTCGAGCGCTTCCGCGAGGCGCCGGACGACCGGTTCGGGATCCTGCCGAATGGCGGGCGGCTCCTCTACGGGGAATCGGGACTCGACGGGGCGCGGTTCCGGGCGCTCGCCGAGGCGGCGGAGCGGGAGATCGCCGGCATCGGCTGA
- a CDS encoding ferredoxin--NADP reductase: MSNFNEERVLSVHHWTDSLFSFRTTRDPSFRFRNGEFTMIGLKGEGAKPLLRAYSVVSANYEDELEFFSIKVANGPLTSKLQHLKVGDPIVVSRKATGTLVLDNLMPGRHLYLLGTGTGLAPFLAIIKDPETYERFEKVILVHGCRQVQELAYGETITETLPQHELIGEMVRDQLIYYPTVTREPFRNRGRITDLMTSGKLFSDIGLPMMTKEADRFMLCGSPDMIRDTRDLLAGAGYIEGNHGEAGHYVIEKAFVEK; encoded by the coding sequence ATGAGCAACTTCAACGAGGAGCGCGTCCTGTCCGTCCATCACTGGACGGACTCGCTCTTCAGCTTCCGCACCACCCGCGACCCGTCGTTCCGCTTCCGCAACGGCGAGTTCACGATGATCGGCCTCAAGGGCGAGGGCGCCAAGCCCCTGCTGCGCGCCTACAGCGTGGTGAGCGCCAATTACGAGGACGAGCTGGAGTTCTTCTCCATCAAGGTGGCCAACGGCCCGCTCACCTCGAAGCTTCAGCACCTCAAGGTCGGCGACCCGATCGTGGTCAGCCGCAAGGCCACCGGCACCCTGGTGCTCGACAACCTGATGCCCGGCCGGCACCTCTACCTGCTCGGCACCGGCACCGGCCTCGCGCCGTTCCTGGCGATCATCAAGGATCCGGAGACCTACGAGCGCTTCGAGAAGGTGATCCTGGTCCATGGCTGCCGCCAGGTCCAGGAGCTCGCCTACGGCGAGACGATCACCGAGACGCTGCCGCAGCACGAGCTGATCGGCGAGATGGTCCGCGACCAGCTGATCTACTACCCGACCGTGACCCGCGAGCCGTTCCGCAACCGCGGCCGCATCACCGACCTGATGACCTCCGGCAAGCTCTTCTCCGACATCGGCCTGCCGATGATGACCAAGGAGGCCGACCGCTTCATGCTCTGCGGCAGCCCCGACATGATCCGCGACACCCGCGACCTGCTCGCCGGTGCCGGCTACATCGAGGGCAACCACGGCGAGGCCGGCCACTACGTCATCGAGAAGGCCTTCGTCGAGAAGTAG
- a CDS encoding aspartate/glutamate racemase family protein: MRILLINPNTTAAVTEQAAAHVRRLIPAEIVPVTGRFGARYIASRAAAAIAGHAALDALAANVAGCDAVYLACFGDPGLLALKEVSPVPVVGMAEGALHLACTRGRRIGIVTGGVLWKPMLIEFAAMLGLSERLAGIRTVAPTGGEIARDPDAALGRLAAACRDCAEIDGADVVVLGGAALAGLAERVQPQVAVPVICSVEAGARAVIAAAGIAGARPTLPPTESVGLSEDLARMLRA; the protein is encoded by the coding sequence GTGCGCATCCTGCTCATCAACCCCAACACCACGGCCGCCGTCACCGAGCAGGCGGCCGCACATGTCCGGCGCCTGATCCCCGCCGAGATCGTGCCGGTGACGGGCCGCTTCGGCGCCCGCTACATCGCGAGCCGCGCCGCCGCGGCCATCGCCGGCCACGCCGCCCTCGACGCCCTGGCGGCCAACGTCGCCGGGTGCGACGCGGTCTATCTCGCCTGCTTCGGCGATCCGGGCCTGCTCGCCCTCAAGGAAGTCTCGCCGGTGCCGGTCGTCGGCATGGCGGAGGGCGCCCTGCACCTCGCCTGCACCCGGGGGCGCCGCATCGGCATCGTCACCGGCGGCGTCCTGTGGAAGCCGATGCTGATCGAGTTCGCGGCGATGCTCGGCCTCTCCGAGCGCCTCGCCGGCATCCGCACCGTGGCACCGACCGGCGGCGAGATCGCCCGCGACCCCGACGCGGCGTTGGGCCGCCTCGCGGCCGCCTGCCGCGACTGCGCCGAGATCGACGGGGCCGACGTGGTGGTGCTCGGCGGCGCGGCTTTGGCCGGCCTGGCCGAGCGGGTGCAGCCGCAGGTCGCCGTGCCGGTGATCTGCTCGGTCGAGGCCGGGGCACGGGCGGTGATCGCCGCGGCCGGGATCGCGGGCGCCCGGCCGACCCTGCCGCCGACGGAGAGCGTGGGCCTGTCGGAGGATCTGGCGCGGATGCTGCGCGCCTGA
- a CDS encoding isocitrate lyase/PEP mutase family protein: MTDPAAARAAFRRLHESGCFVMPNPWDIGTARYLAAMGFPALATTSSGFAFTRALPDTDWAVPLDAMLAHIAEIAAATDLPVNADFESGYAHDPEGVARNVAACVATGVAGLSIEDATGDPSRPLYDIREGAERIRAAKAAIDASGTGVVLTGRAECYLTGHPEPLPEAIRRLQAYAEAGADVVYVPGPKRREDIRTLVEALAPVPVNILMSTNPGLKVADLEGLGVRRISVGSSLARAAWTGFIRAARRIHDEGSFGGFDGSVGFSEINGFFRQDLKNRDLKERSGA; this comes from the coding sequence ATGACCGACCCCGCCGCAGCCCGCGCCGCCTTCCGGCGGCTCCACGAGAGCGGCTGCTTCGTGATGCCGAACCCTTGGGACATCGGCACCGCCCGCTACCTCGCGGCGATGGGTTTTCCGGCGCTCGCCACCACCAGCTCGGGCTTCGCCTTCACCCGCGCCCTGCCGGACACCGACTGGGCGGTGCCCCTCGACGCGATGCTGGCCCACATCGCCGAGATCGCCGCCGCCACCGACCTGCCGGTGAACGCCGATTTCGAATCCGGCTACGCCCACGATCCCGAGGGCGTCGCCCGCAACGTCGCGGCCTGCGTGGCGACCGGCGTCGCCGGCCTGTCGATCGAGGATGCCACGGGCGACCCGAGCCGGCCGCTCTACGACATCCGGGAGGGCGCCGAGCGCATCCGCGCCGCGAAGGCCGCAATCGATGCCTCCGGCACCGGCGTGGTGCTGACCGGCCGGGCCGAATGCTACCTCACCGGCCATCCCGAGCCCCTGCCCGAGGCGATCCGCCGGCTCCAGGCCTATGCCGAGGCCGGGGCCGACGTGGTCTATGTGCCGGGCCCGAAGCGGCGCGAGGACATCCGCACCCTGGTCGAGGCCCTGGCGCCGGTGCCGGTCAACATCCTGATGAGCACCAATCCGGGCCTCAAGGTCGCCGATCTCGAAGGCTTGGGCGTGCGCAGGATCAGCGTCGGCTCGTCGCTGGCGCGGGCGGCCTGGACCGGCTTCATCCGTGCGGCGCGGCGCATCCACGACGAGGGCAGCTTCGGCGGCTTCGACGGCTCGGTCGGTTTCTCCGAGATCAACGGATTCTTCCGCCAAGATCTCAAGAACCGGGACCTGAAGGAGCGGAGCGGCGCATGA
- a CDS encoding GNAT family N-acetyltransferase: MNPDRDPVTGLPIGHPVATTGPAPGPEKIRLDGRHVSIVPLDAAAHGADLAEGAVGPGKEALWQYMPAGPFDDHASFQAHLAVCAASSDPLFYAILDARSGKAIGHAALMRIDRANRVIEVGNILYTPALQRTPGATEAMRLLAGYVFDLGYRRYEWKCNALNAPSRSAAQRLGFSYEGLFRQGMIVKGRNRDTTWFSMLDAEWPQTRQGFDRWLDPANLDGGQSLRLGALTSASIPGEALRRATTPDEAALAGLQEAAYAPNRPLLGVEPVPLLTPAAEVLARYEVWLADQDGALAGALVLDPHPDHLMIWSVSVDPAHQGTGLGNALLAAAEARARDLDLSELRLYTGDKLVRNIDWYARRGYATERVEDLPDRRLVHMTKTLA, encoded by the coding sequence ATGAATCCCGATCGCGATCCCGTCACCGGCCTGCCGATCGGCCATCCCGTCGCCACGACCGGCCCGGCGCCCGGGCCCGAGAAAATCCGCCTCGACGGGCGCCACGTCTCGATCGTGCCGCTCGATGCGGCGGCGCACGGCGCCGACCTCGCCGAGGGCGCGGTCGGGCCAGGCAAGGAAGCCCTGTGGCAATACATGCCCGCCGGCCCGTTCGACGATCATGCGAGTTTCCAGGCCCATCTCGCGGTTTGCGCGGCCTCGAGCGATCCCCTGTTCTACGCCATCCTGGATGCGCGGTCGGGCAAGGCGATCGGCCACGCCGCGCTGATGCGGATCGACCGGGCGAACCGGGTGATCGAGGTCGGCAACATCCTCTACACCCCGGCCTTGCAGCGCACGCCCGGCGCCACCGAGGCGATGCGGCTTCTGGCCGGTTACGTCTTCGATCTCGGCTATCGCCGCTACGAGTGGAAGTGCAACGCCCTCAACGCCCCGTCCCGGAGCGCGGCGCAGCGCCTCGGCTTCTCCTACGAGGGGCTGTTTCGCCAGGGCATGATCGTCAAGGGCCGCAACCGGGACACGACCTGGTTCTCGATGCTCGATGCCGAGTGGCCGCAGACCCGCCAGGGCTTCGACCGCTGGCTCGATCCCGCCAACCTCGACGGCGGCCAGTCCCTGCGCCTCGGCGCGCTGACGAGCGCGTCGATCCCGGGCGAAGCCTTGCGCCGGGCGACGACCCCCGACGAGGCCGCCCTCGCAGGCCTTCAGGAGGCGGCCTACGCGCCGAACCGCCCGCTCCTCGGCGTCGAGCCGGTCCCGCTCCTCACCCCGGCCGCCGAGGTGCTGGCGCGCTACGAGGTCTGGCTCGCCGACCAGGACGGGGCGCTCGCCGGGGCCCTGGTGCTCGATCCGCATCCCGATCACCTGATGATCTGGAGCGTGTCGGTCGATCCGGCGCACCAGGGCACCGGCCTCGGCAACGCCCTGCTGGCGGCGGCCGAGGCGCGGGCGCGGGACCTCGACCTGTCGGAGTTGCGGCTCTACACCGGGGACAAGCTCGTGCGGAACATCGACTGGTACGCGCGGCGGGGCTACGCCACCGAGCGGGTCGAGGACCTGCCGGACCGGCGC